In one window of Methanolobus mangrovi DNA:
- a CDS encoding multiprotein bridging factor aMBF1: MQCEICGAEIRGDSFKVSIDGSELTVCGRCSQYGKATGKRAPVSRKVAPVSRAPMTSGTRRPPKKAPEMVVDELVDDYAQVIREAREGKKWSHDQLASKIKEKAMLIKKIERGEIVPEDDIRQKIEKALDIKLTERSGDSDWSGDRLNRGTTLGDIVTIKRK, encoded by the coding sequence ATGCAGTGTGAAATATGTGGCGCTGAAATAAGAGGCGATTCTTTTAAAGTTAGTATTGATGGAAGTGAACTTACCGTATGTGGAAGGTGTTCACAATATGGGAAAGCAACCGGCAAGCGTGCCCCCGTGTCAAGGAAAGTTGCACCTGTTAGCCGTGCTCCTATGACCTCCGGAACTCGCAGACCTCCTAAAAAAGCTCCTGAAATGGTAGTTGATGAACTTGTTGACGACTATGCTCAGGTTATCAGGGAAGCCAGGGAAGGCAAGAAATGGTCACATGACCAGTTGGCTTCAAAGATCAAGGAAAAAGCAATGTTGATCAAAAAGATCGAACGTGGTGAAATTGTTCCTGAAGATGACATTCGTCAGAAGATCGAAAAAGCCCTTGATATCAAGCTTACTGAAAGGAGTGGCGATAGTGACTGGAGTGGTGACCGTCTGAACCGTGGTACTACACTTGGCGATATTGTAACAATCAAACGAAAATAA
- the proC gene encoding pyrroline-5-carboxylate reductase — protein sequence MSLEGKKLGFIGTGKMGSALIKGICGSGLFSPSNVYASDLYEPSLDELKQNAGINVSTDNKVTVINSDVVVLAVKPQILRKVIESIKEDVTEDKLVISIAAGVKLEDIEKEFNDGTRVVRVMPNIAATVAEAASAITQGQNASKEDAEDALAIFRSVGSAIQVSENLMDAVTGLSGSGPAYIFPVIEAMADGAVYEGLDRNSALILAAQTVIGAAKMVLETGMHPGELKDMVTSPAGTTIRGVRILEEYGVRAAFMNAVIESSNRSKELAK from the coding sequence ATGAGTCTGGAAGGCAAAAAACTAGGATTTATAGGGACCGGGAAAATGGGCAGCGCATTGATTAAGGGGATATGCGGTTCAGGACTATTTTCTCCTTCCAATGTATATGCAAGTGATCTTTATGAACCATCTCTGGATGAATTGAAGCAGAATGCAGGTATCAATGTGTCCACAGATAATAAAGTCACAGTCATTAACTCCGATGTAGTTGTCCTTGCAGTCAAGCCACAGATCCTCCGAAAAGTGATAGAATCTATAAAGGAAGATGTCACTGAAGACAAGTTGGTCATTTCTATTGCTGCCGGTGTCAAACTGGAAGATATCGAAAAGGAATTCAACGACGGTACTCGTGTTGTAAGGGTTATGCCAAATATAGCTGCAACTGTTGCAGAGGCTGCTTCTGCTATCACGCAGGGTCAAAATGCATCAAAAGAAGATGCTGAGGATGCACTTGCAATATTCCGTTCCGTTGGAAGCGCAATTCAGGTATCTGAAAATCTGATGGATGCAGTGACCGGTCTATCTGGCAGTGGTCCTGCTTACATATTCCCTGTAATCGAGGCAATGGCGGATGGTGCTGTATACGAAGGACTGGACAGGAACAGTGCACTTATCCTTGCAGCCCAGACTGTAATTGGTGCTGCAAAAATGGTACTTGAGACTGGGATGCATCCCGGCGAGCTTAAGGATATGGTGACTTCACCAGCAGGAACCACAATTCGTGGTGTCCGTATTCTGGAAGAATATGGTGTAAGGGCAGCTTTCATGAATGCAGTGATCGAATCCTCAAACCGTTCAAAAGAATTGGCCAAATGA
- a CDS encoding DUF356 domain-containing protein, translating to MGIDVKSFAVIRGDNADKVNVALHDLEHYGRMKFLSKPKRIEPLYADNLLVSVAGVPLRAKCNSAALVELDNNAGAAISKLRKIHPPAHVVIVSPRHEVYEELMDKSELYPEFERNFEPQHH from the coding sequence ATGGGGATTGATGTTAAATCTTTTGCTGTCATCAGGGGCGATAATGCTGATAAAGTCAATGTTGCATTGCATGACCTTGAGCATTATGGTAGGATGAAGTTTTTATCAAAGCCAAAAAGGATTGAGCCACTTTATGCTGATAATCTGTTGGTTAGTGTTGCAGGTGTGCCCTTAAGGGCCAAATGCAATTCTGCAGCATTGGTGGAGCTTGATAATAATGCAGGAGCTGCCATCAGTAAGTTAAGGAAAATACATCCTCCTGCTCATGTGGTGATAGTAAGTCCCAGGCATGAAGTCTATGAAGAACTCATGGATAAGTCTGAACTATATCCTGAATTCGAGCGCAATTTCGAACCTCAACACCACTGA
- a CDS encoding toprim domain-containing protein — protein sequence MERRQPHSKRTLKAPLIVYEKRLEMIEELLAQLQELANQGSIIVVEGKRDIMALKSLGLNGDFRLATHHSLINFCEDIAKSDQKAVILTDWDRRGNLLASKLIENLQSLGSNPETRLRDLIVSLVQKEIKDVESLPSYVRKLRDITKATDVNDTFR from the coding sequence ATGGAAAGAAGACAACCACATTCTAAAAGGACATTAAAGGCCCCCCTAATCGTTTATGAAAAAAGACTGGAGATGATCGAGGAATTGTTGGCGCAATTACAGGAACTCGCCAACCAGGGTTCAATCATTGTTGTTGAGGGGAAAAGAGATATTATGGCCTTAAAGTCTTTAGGACTGAATGGAGACTTCCGTCTTGCCACCCATCATTCCCTTATTAATTTCTGTGAGGACATAGCAAAGAGTGATCAAAAGGCGGTCATTCTTACTGATTGGGATCGCAGGGGAAATCTGCTGGCTTCAAAACTTATAGAGAACCTGCAGTCTTTGGGGTCAAACCCTGAAACAAGACTACGTGACCTTATTGTATCCCTGGTCCAGAAAGAGATAAAAGATGTTGAAAGCCTTCCAAGCTACGTTAGAAAACTAAGAGATATAACCAAAGCTACAGATGTAAATGATACTTTCAGGTAA
- a CDS encoding DUF167 domain-containing protein, with amino-acid sequence MSFEDALKKVDAGVIIDIEVTPGSKKLCIPSGYNLWRKRVEVRLSQSAQKGKANEQLISSLAELFQLRSTDVSIVNGMHNSKKSLLLENVEYDTVVRILKDRLPEHAD; translated from the coding sequence ATGTCTTTTGAGGATGCTTTGAAAAAGGTTGATGCAGGAGTCATCATTGATATCGAAGTAACCCCAGGATCGAAGAAACTTTGCATTCCAAGTGGCTACAATCTCTGGAGGAAGCGTGTTGAAGTGCGTTTATCCCAGAGTGCCCAGAAAGGAAAAGCCAATGAACAACTTATATCCAGCCTTGCAGAACTATTTCAATTGAGATCCACGGACGTTTCTATCGTAAATGGCATGCATAATTCTAAAAAATCCCTTCTTTTAGAGAATGTAGAATATGATACAGTCGTTAGAATACTCAAGGATAGATTGCCGGAGCATGCGGATTAA